The Phycisphaeraceae bacterium genome segment GGTGGTGATGATGGATCGCAGCCGCTCGGTGCCGCAGTACTTGCGCGACCGGGCGCTCGACTACATGAAGGTCGCCACCACGCTGCAGCGCAGGCCGGAGGATCGACTCGGGATCATCACGATCGGCAAGGGAGCCGCGATCAGTTCGCTGCCCCATCGGTTCTCCTCGTTCGACAACTTCACGGACAACCTGGCGAGTGATGAGGCCACCACGCTGGCGGAGGGGCTTTCGCTGGCGCTGGCCACGGCGCCGCAGGACACGATGATCCGCTTCGTGCTCGTGTCCGACGGCAACGAGACGGACGGCCACGTGCTTGAAGCCGCCAAGGCCGCCCGGGCCAACGGCATTCCCATCGACGTGCTGCCGCTCACCTACGAGCACGGGCGCGAGGTGATCTTTGATCGGCTGGTGGCGCCGGCTCGCGTGCGCGAGGGTCAGGTGTCATCGCTTCGCATGGTGCTGCGGGCGCAGTCCGAGGTGACCGGCGTCCTCTCGCTCACCCAGAACGGCCTTCCGGTGGATCTGGACCCGGAATCGCCTGGGGCGACGGTGCGGGTGCGTCTGCAGCCGGGGCTCAACTCGCGCAACATTCCGATCCTGTACAACGAGGCGGGGCCGCAGCAGTTCGAGGCGACGTTCGTTCCCGATGATCCGCAGGCGGACCTGATTGCTGAGAACAACCGCGCCGTGGCGGTGACGTTCGTGGGCGGCGAGGGCCGCGTGCTGATTCTCGCCGACTCCGAGGCCGACGCCGAGCCACTCGCCGCCGCGCTGCGGGCCAGCGACCTGTCAGTGCGCACCGAGCAGGCGTCGTACCTCGACAGCATCGTCACGCTGGGGGGGTACGACGCGGTCATCATGATGGACCAGCACCGGCGCGATTACACCACCGAGCAGGACAAGTGGCTGCACGACTACGTGCATGACCTGGGCGGGGGCCTGCTCGTGCTGGGCGGGCCGCAGGCGTTCGGCAACGGGGGGTGGATCAGTTCGCAGGTGGAAAAGGCGTTGCCGGTGAAGCTGGACCCGCCCCAGACCATGCAGCGGCAACTGGGCGCGCTGTGCCTCATCATGCACTCGTGCGAGATGCCGCAGGCCAACTTCTGGGGGCAGAAGGTCGCCATCTCCGCCATCGAGGCGCTCAGCAGCCAGGACTACGTGGGGATTCTTGACTACAACTGGAACGCGGGCGGGGTGGTGTGGGAGTACGGCCCCGCGCCGGCGGGCGACAAGAGCCGCCCCATCGCCGCCGCCCAGAAGATGCCCGTCGGCGATATGCCGGACTTCCAGTCCGCCATGCAACTGGCGTACGACGGCATGGCGCCGCTCAACGCCAACAAGCACTGCATCATCATTTCGGACGGCGACCCCAGTCCGCCCAGTCAGGCGCTGCTGGACCAGTTCGTGGCCGCCAAGATCACCGTGACCACGGTGCTGATCGCGGGTCACGGCGGTCCCACCACGATGCAGACCATCGCCAACGTGACGGGCGGCAACTTCTACAACGTCACCAATCCGCGCAATCTGCCGGAGATCTTCATTTCCGAGTCGCGCATCGTCGCCCGGTCGCTCACCGTCGAGGGTGACGAGTACATTCCCACCCTGCAGAATCCGCTGGTCGAACCGATCCGCGGCTTCCGCGATCTGCCCTCGGTGGACGGCTATGTGCTCACCGCGCCCAAGGAAGGGCTGGCCGAGATCGCATTCGTATCCGACAAGCATGGCGATCCGATCTACGCCTCGTGGAACTACGGCATCGGCAAGGCCATTGCATTCACGCCCGACCTGACGGGGCGGTGGGGGGGCCGCTGGGTCGGGTGGGACCGGTTCAAGGGCTTCTGGGATCAATCTGTGCGCTGGGCGATGCGGCCCGTCAGCCCGTCCAACATGACGGTCAACACGCGGCTGGAAGGCGAGCGCGCCATCATCGAGGTCGAGGCCTTCGACAAGGACTCCAACTTTGAGAACTTCCTCACCAGCAGCGCCGCGGTGCTGGGTCCGGACGGTACGGCGCCTCTCGCTCTGCAGCAGGTGGGTCCGGGACGGTACCGGGGCGAGTTCGACGCGGCGGAGGCCGGCGCCTACCTCGTCAACATGCACTTCCGCAAGGGAGG includes the following:
- a CDS encoding VWA domain-containing protein, coding for MFENLFIRFEQPTWLALSALVLPMYLIARTSLGGLSPLKTHVTFAVRAIVVVLLAASLAEPTWMKKGEGLTVVVMMDRSRSVPQYLRDRALDYMKVATTLQRRPEDRLGIITIGKGAAISSLPHRFSSFDNFTDNLASDEATTLAEGLSLALATAPQDTMIRFVLVSDGNETDGHVLEAAKAARANGIPIDVLPLTYEHGREVIFDRLVAPARVREGQVSSLRMVLRAQSEVTGVLSLTQNGLPVDLDPESPGATVRVRLQPGLNSRNIPILYNEAGPQQFEATFVPDDPQADLIAENNRAVAVTFVGGEGRVLILADSEADAEPLAAALRASDLSVRTEQASYLDSIVTLGGYDAVIMMDQHRRDYTTEQDKWLHDYVHDLGGGLLVLGGPQAFGNGGWISSQVEKALPVKLDPPQTMQRQLGALCLIMHSCEMPQANFWGQKVAISAIEALSSQDYVGILDYNWNAGGVVWEYGPAPAGDKSRPIAAAQKMPVGDMPDFQSAMQLAYDGMAPLNANKHCIIISDGDPSPPSQALLDQFVAAKITVTTVLIAGHGGPTTMQTIANVTGGNFYNVTNPRNLPEIFISESRIVARSLTVEGDEYIPTLQNPLVEPIRGFRDLPSVDGYVLTAPKEGLAEIAFVSDKHGDPIYASWNYGIGKAIAFTPDLTGRWGGRWVGWDRFKGFWDQSVRWAMRPVSPSNMTVNTRLEGERAIIEVEAFDKDSNFENFLTSSAAVLGPDGTAPLALQQVGPGRYRGEFDAAEAGAYLVNMHFRKGGEIVGNMQAAVNVPYSREFRAIRDDSARLVQVAEMTGGRVLRDQPQLADLWNRDGLEPRRSHKPIWDLLAIIAASIFLVDVAGRRLAIGIAEVRQTLRKMLGRRGDVAEDTVAAWKRAREQVAHRKQPGGPTEPAAAARDIPVEDRTVKFEASEQDRGKAIDVGADVAASGVPSDRPAAPRRRPVAEKPDPTDEGDFTSRLLAAKRRAREQQKGESDGGVHG